A single Anatilimnocola floriformis DNA region contains:
- a CDS encoding catalase, whose product MADRPPLEPSRRQFMAAAGALGAGLAAVNADAQPIADQIDLKPGPIKTTVGDAGETHQTNGDTSVLTTQQGVPVADDQNTLRANARGPALMEDFHFREKMFHFDHERIPERVVHARGFGVHGHFESNGALARYSRAAVFASGEKTPVFVRFSTVAGSKGSADLARDVRGFATKFYTKEGNWDLVGNNMPVFFIQDPIKFPDMVHAFKEEPDRGFPQAATAHDNAWDFITLTPESMHMVMWVMSDRGLPRSFRFMEGFGVHTFRLITTDGKSTFVKFHWKPKLGLQSVVWNEAVKINGADPDFHRRDLWDAIQMGQPAEWELGVQLFDEAFADKFQFDVLDPTKLIPEEEIPVKIVGRMVLDRVVDNFFAETEQVAFCTQNVVPGIDFSDDPLLQGRNFSYLDTQLKRLGGPNFTHIPINAPKVPVRNFQQDGHMAMRNPVGRVNYEPNTWGDQAGPRESPTQGFQTFAESLGGKKTRARPKSFADHYSQARQFYVSQTAVEQAHIADALIFELSKVQRADIRTRMVSHLLNIDQELAQKVGSGLRLSEMPKAIAAAEPTKRDLKRSSALSILDNGPKSFAGRKVGVLAADGADGDILKGLAAALKAEGATMKLIAPEIGGVKDSNAKLHAADEKLEGAPSVLFDAVVLLFPEEQAQKLTARPAARDFVADALAHAKFIAYTKGAVPLLEKAGAQDIPDGGMTLLRSADDCKQFVARCRQLRFWQRK is encoded by the coding sequence ATGGCAGATCGACCACCGCTTGAACCCTCCCGCCGTCAATTCATGGCAGCGGCTGGCGCGCTTGGCGCAGGACTGGCAGCAGTGAATGCCGACGCTCAGCCGATCGCTGATCAGATCGATCTCAAGCCGGGGCCGATCAAAACCACTGTCGGCGATGCCGGCGAGACGCATCAAACGAATGGCGACACTTCTGTGCTGACAACCCAACAAGGGGTGCCGGTCGCCGATGACCAGAATACGCTGCGGGCCAACGCGCGAGGCCCTGCCCTCATGGAAGACTTCCACTTCCGTGAGAAGATGTTTCATTTCGATCACGAACGGATTCCCGAACGAGTCGTCCACGCCCGCGGCTTCGGAGTTCATGGTCACTTCGAGAGTAATGGGGCACTGGCGCGATACAGCCGAGCAGCCGTCTTCGCCAGCGGCGAGAAGACCCCCGTGTTCGTACGCTTCTCTACCGTCGCCGGCAGCAAGGGTTCGGCTGACTTGGCTCGGGACGTGCGGGGGTTCGCAACCAAATTCTATACCAAAGAAGGAAATTGGGATCTCGTCGGCAACAACATGCCGGTCTTCTTCATTCAGGACCCGATCAAGTTCCCGGACATGGTTCATGCTTTTAAGGAGGAGCCGGATCGCGGCTTTCCCCAGGCTGCGACTGCCCACGACAACGCCTGGGACTTTATCACCCTGACACCCGAATCGATGCACATGGTCATGTGGGTGATGTCGGACCGGGGCCTGCCTCGGTCGTTTCGCTTTATGGAGGGCTTCGGGGTTCACACCTTCCGGCTCATCACGACCGACGGCAAGAGCACGTTCGTCAAGTTCCACTGGAAGCCGAAGTTGGGGCTGCAGTCGGTCGTTTGGAATGAAGCGGTAAAGATCAACGGCGCCGACCCTGACTTCCACCGCCGCGACCTCTGGGATGCCATCCAAATGGGGCAGCCGGCAGAATGGGAGCTGGGTGTGCAACTGTTTGACGAGGCGTTCGCAGACAAATTCCAGTTCGATGTTCTCGATCCCACGAAGCTCATCCCTGAAGAAGAAATCCCCGTGAAGATCGTTGGCCGGATGGTGCTCGACCGCGTCGTCGACAACTTCTTCGCCGAGACGGAACAGGTAGCGTTCTGCACTCAGAACGTGGTGCCTGGCATCGATTTCAGCGATGACCCGCTGCTGCAGGGTCGCAACTTCTCGTACCTCGATACGCAACTTAAGCGGCTCGGTGGTCCGAACTTCACGCATATTCCAATCAATGCTCCAAAGGTTCCAGTGCGGAACTTTCAGCAAGACGGTCACATGGCAATGCGAAACCCCGTGGGACGGGTTAACTACGAGCCAAACACCTGGGGCGATCAGGCGGGACCTCGCGAGTCGCCCACTCAGGGCTTTCAAACCTTCGCCGAGTCTTTGGGAGGCAAGAAGACCCGCGCCAGGCCGAAGTCGTTCGCCGATCATTACAGTCAAGCGAGACAGTTTTACGTCAGCCAGACCGCCGTCGAGCAAGCGCACATTGCCGACGCGCTTATCTTTGAATTGAGCAAAGTGCAGCGCGCTGACATTCGTACGCGCATGGTTTCGCACTTGCTGAACATCGATCAAGAGCTTGCACAAAAAGTGGGGAGCGGGTTGCGGCTCAGCGAGATGCCTAAAGCAATTGCCGCTGCGGAACCAACAAAGCGCGATTTGAAGCGCTCGTCGGCCCTGAGCATCTTGGACAACGGTCCCAAATCGTTTGCTGGTCGCAAAGTTGGCGTGTTGGCCGCGGATGGGGCCGATGGCGACATTTTGAAAGGGCTTGCCGCAGCGCTCAAGGCGGAAGGCGCAACGATGAAACTGATCGCGCCGGAAATTGGCGGCGTCAAAGACAGCAATGCAAAGCTGCACGCCGCGGATGAGAAGCTCGAAGGAGCTCCCTCCGTGCTCTTCGACGCCGTGGTGCTGCTCTTTCCTGAAGAACAAGCCCAGAAGTTGACCGCTCGACCTGCTGCTCGTGATTTCGTCGCGGACGCCTTGGCCCATGCAAAGTTCATCGCCTACACGAAAGGAGCCGTTCCGCTGTTGGAGAAAGCCGGAGCGCAAGATATTCCCGATGGCGGCATGACCTTGCTCCGATCCGCCGATGACTGCAAGCAGTTCGTTGCCCGCTGCCGACAGCTTCGTTTCTGGCAGCGGAAGTAA
- a CDS encoding ABC transporter permease: MFRLRLLPWEYGVRNLLRRPARSALTLGALATVVLLVFVVVAFIRGLETSLAVTGQPNVVLVYSINAAEDIENSAIPARSASLLSASLEGVEKQFGVSRISPELYVGTRISLAENDPPMFGIVRGVSHAAPLVRRQVQVTEGHWPGPGEVIVGKLVAAKLSCQASDLEVGKTIRFDGHEWKIAGHFAANGAAFESEIWVPLTDFQNALKRQDLSLVAIGMADGSSPSDVELFCKERYDLELQAIGEVKYYASLQKHYQPVRMLGWLVVLLVAGAGVFAGLNTMYGSVMGRVRELATLQAVGYRRRAIVVSLIQEAVLLSTSASLVAAVIAIFVINGTAVRFTMGAFALRVDSVAILVGCGTGLLLGVFGAIPPAWKAMQHSVVDGLKAV, from the coding sequence ATGTTTCGACTTCGCTTGCTGCCGTGGGAGTATGGAGTTCGCAATCTGTTGCGACGTCCCGCTCGCAGTGCGCTGACACTCGGTGCGTTGGCGACCGTCGTACTATTGGTGTTTGTGGTTGTCGCGTTCATTCGGGGGCTCGAAACCTCGCTCGCTGTCACGGGTCAGCCAAACGTGGTGCTGGTTTATTCGATCAATGCTGCAGAGGACATTGAGAACTCCGCGATACCGGCACGCTCGGCGTCACTGCTATCTGCAAGTTTGGAAGGTGTTGAGAAGCAGTTCGGCGTATCCCGTATCTCGCCGGAGTTGTACGTCGGCACTCGCATTTCGCTGGCCGAGAACGATCCGCCCATGTTCGGAATTGTCCGAGGCGTATCGCACGCAGCGCCGCTCGTTCGCCGCCAAGTGCAGGTGACTGAAGGTCATTGGCCTGGTCCGGGCGAAGTGATTGTCGGCAAGCTCGTGGCAGCCAAGCTGAGTTGCCAAGCGTCCGATTTAGAGGTCGGCAAGACTATTCGATTCGACGGTCACGAGTGGAAGATCGCGGGGCATTTTGCTGCCAATGGTGCTGCATTCGAGTCGGAAATTTGGGTTCCGCTGACCGATTTTCAAAACGCGCTCAAACGGCAGGATTTGAGCTTGGTGGCTATCGGGATGGCCGATGGTTCCTCGCCCAGCGATGTAGAATTGTTCTGCAAAGAACGCTACGACTTGGAATTGCAGGCGATCGGCGAAGTCAAATATTACGCCTCGCTGCAGAAACACTATCAGCCAGTGCGGATGCTTGGCTGGCTGGTCGTGCTGCTCGTCGCCGGCGCTGGCGTCTTCGCCGGACTCAACACCATGTATGGCTCCGTCATGGGCCGCGTGCGCGAGCTCGCCACGCTGCAAGCGGTCGGTTATCGGCGGCGCGCAATCGTCGTCAGCTTGATACAAGAAGCCGTGTTACTTTCGACATCGGCTTCATTGGTAGCCGCGGTCATCGCCATCTTCGTGATCAACGGCACGGCCGTCCGGTTCACGATGGGGGCTTTTGCGCTGCGGGTGGATAGTGTGGCAATTTTAGTTGGATGTGGCACGGGATTGCTGCTCGGTGTATTCGGCGCAATCCCGCCGGCCTGGAAGGCCATGCAACATTCGGTCGTGGATGGACTCAAAGCGGTTTAG
- a CDS encoding efflux RND transporter periplasmic adaptor subunit translates to MATPVDLSQLAVDRSGSAAITTAKRRNLATRYGLPLGILVAFAAVIGWSLQDSLLPAKSVTITPVVLTRAEVQQSGTPVFQAAGWIEPRPTATVVSAQVEGVVESLLVVEGQEVQLGQPLAKLVEADARIAVAEAKAALRLRDAELELAKATCDAAHKSLANPVQLQAAVAEAEASLAKVATDSQSIPLLLKGANARLQLAGQELEGKLKVGDAIPQRSVQRAQSEFDNATATVHELEQRSKSLESEAKSWQDRVTALRSQLTLKSDENRRVKEAEAGCNIADARVEQAKLAVETAELRLTRMTITSPISGRVLALHAQPGRRLMGLSPASERDSSAVVSLYDPKNLQVRADVRLEDVPNAQLGQPVQISTAALATPLIGEVVAVTSQADIQKNTLQVKVLIHDPPAVIKPEMLVQVTFLAPERPGTKDIADQDPLRKLIPKELVKTTPDRTTVWVADLQTSRARQQAIQLGKASTDRLVEVVQGLTATDKLIVSGRDELSPGKRIRVIGEDQNLNGASNSPAANTPAPQVAAESKNQK, encoded by the coding sequence ATGGCCACTCCAGTGGATCTGAGTCAGCTCGCCGTGGATCGGTCAGGATCTGCGGCCATCACGACGGCAAAGCGTCGCAACCTGGCCACGCGCTATGGTTTGCCGCTAGGCATTTTAGTGGCCTTCGCGGCGGTTATTGGCTGGTCGCTGCAAGACAGCCTGTTACCTGCGAAGTCCGTGACCATCACCCCCGTTGTGCTGACACGTGCCGAGGTGCAACAGTCGGGTACTCCCGTGTTTCAAGCGGCGGGGTGGATCGAACCTCGTCCCACAGCAACGGTTGTTTCTGCCCAAGTCGAAGGAGTGGTCGAAAGCCTGCTCGTGGTCGAGGGGCAGGAAGTCCAACTTGGTCAACCGTTGGCGAAACTTGTCGAAGCAGACGCTCGAATCGCGGTAGCTGAAGCCAAAGCGGCGTTGCGTTTGCGTGACGCGGAACTGGAACTGGCCAAGGCAACGTGTGATGCGGCGCACAAGAGCCTAGCCAACCCAGTTCAATTGCAAGCGGCAGTCGCCGAAGCCGAAGCGTCACTCGCCAAGGTAGCGACAGATTCGCAAAGCATTCCCCTGCTGTTGAAGGGCGCGAATGCTCGGCTTCAACTTGCCGGGCAAGAATTAGAAGGGAAACTAAAAGTTGGCGATGCGATTCCTCAGCGTTCTGTTCAACGTGCCCAAAGTGAGTTCGACAACGCGACAGCGACGGTGCACGAATTGGAACAGCGAAGCAAGAGCTTAGAATCGGAAGCGAAGTCCTGGCAGGACCGGGTGACAGCCCTCCGATCGCAACTCACATTGAAGTCGGACGAAAACCGTCGCGTGAAAGAGGCCGAGGCCGGCTGCAACATTGCCGATGCCCGCGTGGAGCAAGCCAAATTAGCAGTCGAAACGGCGGAGCTGCGGCTGACTCGCATGACAATCACATCGCCAATTTCTGGTCGCGTCCTCGCGTTGCACGCTCAACCGGGGCGTCGCCTGATGGGTCTCTCTCCAGCATCGGAACGGGATTCCAGTGCCGTGGTTAGTTTGTACGACCCCAAGAATTTGCAGGTGCGGGCTGATGTGCGTCTGGAAGACGTACCCAATGCTCAGCTTGGCCAACCGGTGCAGATTTCAACTGCAGCCCTGGCCACACCACTGATTGGTGAAGTCGTGGCCGTTACTTCGCAGGCGGACATCCAAAAGAACACGCTTCAGGTGAAAGTGCTGATTCACGATCCGCCGGCAGTGATCAAGCCAGAAATGCTCGTGCAGGTGACTTTCCTCGCACCCGAGCGACCAGGCACCAAAGACATAGCTGACCAAGATCCGCTTCGGAAGTTGATCCCCAAGGAGCTTGTGAAGACGACGCCGGACAGAACTACGGTTTGGGTTGCCGATTTGCAAACCTCACGCGCTCGCCAACAAGCCATTCAATTGGGCAAGGCAAGCACTGATCGACTCGTGGAAGTTGTTCAAGGCTTGACCGCCACCGACAAGCTCATCGTGTCGGGCCGCGATGAACTCTCACCTGGGAAGCGGATTCGCGTCATTGGGGAAGATCAAAATCTCAACGGTGCCTCCAACTCGCCCGCCGCCAACACGCCAGCGCCTCAAGTGGCCGCTGAATCGAAGAATCAAAAGTAA
- a CDS encoding FAD/NAD(P)-binding protein: MDKTFRVAIVGGGPSALFLLQEVIQTASSQLEVDIFEAGDEIGAGMPYSPAGASDEHVTNVSGNELSSPNSLRSHVAELCRSWCGCQRGTLALSHPVMIARP; encoded by the coding sequence ATGGATAAAACATTTCGAGTCGCAATCGTTGGCGGCGGGCCAAGTGCACTGTTCCTGCTGCAAGAGGTGATTCAAACTGCGTCGTCGCAATTGGAAGTCGACATTTTTGAGGCGGGCGATGAGATCGGCGCCGGAATGCCTTACAGCCCAGCGGGTGCCAGCGATGAACACGTCACCAATGTTTCAGGCAACGAGCTATCGAGCCCGAACTCCTTGCGGAGCCATGTCGCGGAGTTGTGCCGAAGCTGGTGCGGATGCCAGCGAGGAACCTTGGCCTTATCGCACCCAGTGATGATCGCCCGGCCGTAG